In Clostridium sp. JN-1, one genomic interval encodes:
- a CDS encoding cysteine hydrolase family protein, whose translation MVLLVVDTQKLITNEELYEFDRFVSNVKEIIHEARTNNIEVIYVRHDDGIGNELTKGTDGFEIYEKFQPMNDEKIFDKKVNSAFKGTGLLEYLIGKGEKDIIIVGLQTDYCIDTTIKCGFEHGFNIIVPAYANTTVNNKFMSAKQSYQYYNEFMWNGRYSECISLDETIKRMK comes from the coding sequence ATGGTTTTATTAGTTGTTGATACACAAAAGTTAATAACAAATGAAGAATTATATGAATTTGATAGGTTTGTATCTAATGTTAAAGAAATAATACATGAGGCTAGGACAAATAATATTGAAGTAATATATGTACGTCATGATGATGGAATAGGGAATGAATTAACAAAAGGAACTGACGGCTTTGAAATATATGAAAAGTTTCAACCAATGAATGATGAAAAAATATTTGATAAAAAGGTTAATAGTGCTTTTAAAGGGACTGGATTGTTAGAATATTTAATAGGTAAAGGTGAAAAAGATATAATTATTGTAGGGCTTCAAACAGATTATTGTATTGATACTACTATAAAATGTGGATTTGAACATGGGTTTAATATTATTGTTCCAGCATATGCAAATACAACAGTTAATAATAAATTTATGTCAGCTAAGCAAAGCTATCAATATTACAATGAATTTATGTGGAATGGCAGATATTCAGAATGTATTTCACTGGATGAAACAATTAAAAGAATGAAATAG